One genomic window of Bacillota bacterium includes the following:
- a CDS encoding M23 family metallopeptidase: EVPAAAEGTVAHVGWDPGGFGRYLLLAHGPDVYTIYAHLSMVQPGTAFALGAVVGRVGKTGHVTGPHLHFGIYVTDPATLLLVEKGGVRKFNKDAAVDPLQMLGRETRA; encoded by the coding sequence GAGGTCCCAGCCGCCGCCGAGGGGACCGTCGCCCACGTCGGGTGGGACCCGGGCGGGTTCGGCCGGTACCTCCTCCTCGCCCACGGCCCCGACGTCTACACCATCTACGCCCACCTGTCGATGGTCCAGCCGGGGACCGCCTTCGCCCTGGGGGCCGTCGTCGGCCGGGTGGGGAAGACCGGCCACGTCACCGGGCCTCACCTGCACTTCGGGATCTACGTCACAGACCCCGCGACCCTGCTCCTCGTGGAGAAGGGCGGCGTCCGGAAGTTCAACAAGGATGCCGCCGTTGACCCGCTCCAAATGCTCGGAAGGGAGACGAGAGCGTGA